Proteins encoded together in one Rhizobium bangladeshense window:
- a CDS encoding DUF502 domain-containing protein, which produces MADNAPRMPVATRLRNNFLAGLIICAPIAITIWLTWTFIHWSDSWVRPYIPARWNPESYLNFAIPGFGLLIAVVLITVVGFLGKNLIGQSIVRFGESVVQRMPLVRTIYRSVKQIFETVLKEQSNSFKKVGLIEYPGPGLWALVFVATDAKGEIASKFNAMGQDMVAVFLPPTPVPTAGFLIFVPREKIVMLDMSPEDAAKFLISGGLVAPDHKPSEPKQKHLPRPKPVAVSKAD; this is translated from the coding sequence ATGGCCGACAATGCCCCCAGAATGCCGGTCGCGACCCGGCTGAGGAACAATTTTCTCGCAGGTCTGATCATCTGCGCGCCGATCGCGATTACCATCTGGCTGACGTGGACCTTCATCCACTGGTCGGACAGCTGGGTCAGGCCGTATATTCCGGCGCGGTGGAACCCGGAAAGCTATCTCAATTTCGCCATCCCCGGTTTCGGCCTGCTGATTGCCGTCGTCCTGATCACCGTCGTCGGCTTCCTCGGCAAGAACCTCATCGGCCAGAGCATCGTCCGTTTCGGCGAATCGGTCGTCCAGCGCATGCCGTTAGTGCGCACGATTTACAGAAGCGTGAAGCAGATTTTCGAAACCGTGCTGAAGGAGCAGTCGAATTCCTTCAAGAAGGTCGGTCTGATCGAATATCCCGGTCCCGGCCTCTGGGCGCTGGTCTTCGTTGCCACCGACGCCAAGGGCGAGATTGCCTCGAAGTTCAATGCCATGGGTCAGGACATGGTCGCCGTCTTCCTGCCGCCGACGCCCGTGCCGACAGCCGGTTTTCTCATTTTCGTGCCGCGCGAAAAGATCGTCATGCTCGACATGAGCCCGGAAGACGCCGCCAAGTTCCTGATTTCGGGCGGTCTCGTCGCCCCGGACCATAAACCGTCCGAGCCGAAGCAGAAACATCTGCCGCGGCCGAAGCCGGTGGCGGTTTCAAAGGCAGACTAG
- the recG gene encoding ATP-dependent DNA helicase RecG, whose product MRPAVLDPLFSPVSGLPGVGPKIAELLVKLLGRDTAEDCRVIDLLFHAPFSLIDRRNQPGIALAPQGAIVTITARVDRHQAPPRGKSNIPYRVFLHDETGELTLVFFRGQAAWLEKQLPVDAEVTVSGKVDWFNGRASMVHPDYIVRAEEAESLPLVEPIYPLTAGLSPKTLRKIIDAALPRFPELPEWIDPALTQRQGLPSIRDGFHMLHEPRDPADIDPQAPARRRLAYDEFLAGQLSLSLVRQRLRKVAGQPVHATGSVSSMILKTVPFSLTSSQNEAIADILKDMAGAERMLRLLQGDVGSGKTLVALMAMAAVIESGGQAVLMAPTEILARQHHATISKFAASAGLGIEVLTGRTKGREREEILERISSGAAQIIIGTHALFQESVSYANLMLAVVDEQHRFGVHQRLRLTAKGISPHMLVMTATPIPRTLVLAAFGDMDVSKLTEKPAGRKPIQTITVPMERTGEIVGRLQSAIAEGRKAYWICPLVEESEELDLMSAEERHATLVSALGPDIGLIHGRMSGAEKDAAMMAFKNGETRLLVATTVVEVGVDVPDATIMVIEHAERFGLAQLHQLRGRVGRGDEASTCILLYKGPLGETGHARLSIMRETEDGFRIAEEDLKLRGEGELLGTRQSGTPGFRIASLEAHADLLEIARKDAAYLIERDPELTSERGQAVRTLLYLFRRDEAIRFLRAG is encoded by the coding sequence ATGCGCCCCGCCGTTCTCGACCCTCTGTTTTCTCCCGTTTCGGGCCTTCCGGGCGTCGGCCCGAAGATCGCCGAGTTGCTGGTCAAGCTGCTCGGGCGCGACACGGCGGAGGATTGCCGGGTCATCGACCTTTTGTTCCACGCGCCCTTTTCGCTTATCGACCGGCGCAACCAGCCGGGGATAGCCCTGGCGCCGCAGGGCGCGATCGTAACGATCACCGCTCGCGTCGACCGCCACCAGGCGCCGCCGCGCGGCAAGAGCAATATCCCCTACCGCGTGTTCCTGCATGACGAGACCGGCGAATTGACGCTGGTGTTCTTCCGTGGGCAGGCGGCATGGCTGGAAAAGCAACTGCCTGTAGACGCCGAGGTAACGGTCAGCGGCAAGGTCGACTGGTTCAACGGCCGCGCCTCGATGGTTCATCCCGACTATATCGTCAGGGCCGAGGAGGCGGAGAGCCTTCCGCTCGTCGAGCCGATCTATCCGCTGACGGCGGGGCTTTCGCCGAAAACGCTGCGCAAGATCATCGACGCCGCCCTGCCGCGCTTTCCCGAACTGCCGGAATGGATCGACCCTGCGCTGACACAGCGACAGGGCCTTCCGTCGATCCGTGACGGTTTTCATATGCTGCACGAGCCGCGCGATCCCGCCGATATCGACCCGCAAGCCCCTGCCCGCCGGCGACTCGCCTATGACGAATTTCTGGCCGGTCAGCTATCGCTCAGCCTGGTGCGCCAGAGGCTGCGCAAAGTGGCGGGTCAGCCGGTGCATGCGACCGGCTCCGTCAGCAGCATGATCCTGAAGACGGTGCCCTTCTCGCTCACATCAAGCCAGAACGAGGCGATCGCCGACATTTTGAAAGACATGGCCGGAGCCGAGCGGATGCTGCGGCTGCTGCAGGGCGATGTCGGCTCCGGCAAGACTCTGGTGGCGCTGATGGCGATGGCGGCGGTGATCGAGAGCGGCGGCCAGGCTGTGCTGATGGCGCCGACCGAAATCCTCGCCCGTCAGCACCACGCGACGATCTCGAAATTCGCCGCCTCCGCCGGGCTCGGCATCGAGGTGCTGACCGGGCGCACCAAGGGACGCGAGCGCGAGGAGATCCTCGAGCGCATCTCCTCCGGCGCCGCACAGATCATCATCGGTACGCACGCCCTGTTCCAGGAGAGCGTCAGTTACGCCAATCTGATGCTTGCCGTCGTCGACGAGCAGCACCGTTTCGGCGTGCATCAGCGCCTGCGGCTGACCGCCAAAGGCATCTCGCCGCATATGCTCGTCATGACGGCGACGCCGATCCCCCGCACCCTGGTGCTGGCCGCCTTCGGCGATATGGATGTTTCCAAGCTGACCGAGAAACCGGCCGGCCGCAAGCCGATCCAGACGATCACCGTGCCGATGGAACGGACCGGAGAGATCGTCGGGCGGCTGCAGAGCGCGATCGCCGAGGGCAGGAAAGCCTACTGGATCTGCCCGCTGGTCGAAGAATCCGAGGAGCTCGACCTGATGTCGGCCGAAGAGCGGCATGCGACGCTCGTCTCCGCGCTCGGCCCGGATATCGGCCTGATCCACGGTCGCATGAGCGGCGCGGAAAAGGATGCGGCAATGATGGCCTTCAAGAACGGCGAGACCCGACTTCTGGTCGCCACGACCGTCGTCGAAGTGGGCGTCGACGTGCCGGATGCGACAATCATGGTGATCGAACACGCCGAACGCTTCGGGCTGGCGCAGCTGCATCAGCTGCGCGGCCGTGTCGGGCGAGGCGACGAGGCCTCGACCTGCATCCTGCTCTACAAGGGACCGCTCGGCGAGACCGGTCACGCCAGGCTTTCGATCATGCGGGAAACGGAGGATGGTTTCCGAATCGCGGAGGAAGATCTGAAGCTGCGCGGCGAAGGCGAGTTGCTCGGCACGCGGCAATCCGGCACGCCGGGGTTCCGCATCGCCAGCCTCGAGGCACATGCCGATCTACTCGAGATCGCCCGCAAGGACGCTGCCTATCTGATCGAGCGCGATCCGGAATTGACCAGCGAAAGAGGACAGGCGGTCCGCACCCTGCTCTATCTCTTCCGCCGCGACGAGGCGATCCGTTTCCTGAGAGCAGGCTAG
- a CDS encoding succinate dehydrogenase assembly factor 2 — MTGVTLTSAGLDPRRRRILFRCWHRGIREMDLVFGQFAEAEITKLSDAELDEFETIMAEEDNDLLRWIMGTWPVPERFQTPMFARLAAYKPDFDKPLRTPE, encoded by the coding sequence ATGACAGGTGTCACACTCACGAGTGCCGGTCTCGACCCGCGCCGCCGCCGAATCCTTTTCCGCTGCTGGCACCGCGGCATCCGCGAAATGGATCTGGTTTTCGGTCAGTTCGCCGAAGCCGAGATTACAAAGCTTTCCGACGCCGAGCTCGACGAATTCGAAACGATCATGGCGGAAGAGGATAATGATCTTCTTCGCTGGATCATGGGAACATGGCCGGTGCCGGAGCGTTTCCAGACTCCGATGTTTGCCCGCCTTGCCGCCTATAAGCCCGATTTCGACAAGCCCCTCAGGACGCCGGAATGA